The following are from one region of the Gadus chalcogrammus isolate NIFS_2021 chromosome 19, NIFS_Gcha_1.0, whole genome shotgun sequence genome:
- the irf5 gene encoding interferon regulatory factor 5: MSIQPRRIRLKPWLLAQVNGGRYPGLNWLNQERLFQIPWRHATRHLPMSEEENTIFKAWALETGKYQEGVDEPDPAKWKANLRCALNKSREFKLMYDGTKENPVKPYKIYEVCDQPGNGDAVDEDDEEMPNLDDLTIDPRPSDVGAFLNYHRGEVEMVHFTPALGGPFGSPRVIPMPQVDVVHAVHAGPLGGLPNGLGGLVAPVHVEMPPMPPPAVAAAAPLPGPLGMDAGAVPMDTCSMPGMQTQREAQAQAQAQAQAQGQAQAQAQAQAQAQAQAQAQAQAQAQAQAQAQAQAQAQEQAQHCKFDLLSSLPLTDLDLKFEYRGRTARSQTVSNPQGCRLYYGHLEPTPGQVDLFGPVSLQQVLFPGAADLQNQKQRFYTEALLDVMDRGLILEIWEQDIYAVRLCQCKVYWSGPGVSEHGPPNPMEREKKIKVFSLNQFLEGLIMFHKGDSPNPPPFEVYFCFGEDWPDRKPKEKKLIIVQVVPVVARILTEMFSGELSWSTDSIRLQISNPDVKDQTVEQFKELQRLLQSQHAQGPWGPHVP; this comes from the exons ATGAGCATCCAGCCGCGGCGGATCCGGCTGAAGCCCTGGCTGTTGGCCCAGGTGAACGGAGGGCGCTACCCGGGCCTGAACTGGCTCAACCAGGAGCGGCTGTTCCAGATACCCTGGAGGCACGCCACACGCCACCTGCCCATGTCGGAGGAGGAGAACACCAtcttcaag GCCTGGGCCTTGGAGACAGGCAAATATCAGGAGGGAGTGGATGAGCCCGACCCGGCCAAGTGGAAGGCTAACCTGCGCTGCGCCCTCAACAAGAGCCGCGAGTTCAAACTGATGTACGACGGGACCAAGGAGAACCCTGTGAAGCCCTACAAAATCTACGAGGTGTGCGACCAGCCCGGGAACGGAG ATGCTGTGGATGAAGACGACGAGGAG ATGCCGAATCTTGACGATCTCACTATCG ACCCCAGGCCCAGCGACGTGGGCGCCTTCCTCAACTACCACAGGGGTGAGGTGGAGATGGTCCACTTCACCCCTGCTCTAGGCGGCCCCTTCGGTTCCCCCCGGGTCATCCCCATGCCTCAGGTGGACGTCGTGCACGCCGTGCACGCCGGGCCCCTCGGGGGCCTGCCCAacgggctgggggggctggtggcccCCGTGCACGTGGAGATGCCCCCGATGCCGCCCCCTGCTGTGGCCGCCGCGGCTCCCCTCCCAGGGCCCCTGGGGATGGACGCCGGGGCCGTACCCATGGACACTTGCTCCATGCCGGGcatgcagacacagagagaggcccaAGCCCaagcccaggcccaggctcaAGCCCAAGGCCAGGCCCAAGCCCAAGCCCAAGCCCAAGCCCAAGCCCAAGCCCAAGCCCAGGCCCAAGCCCAGGCCCAAGCCCAGGCCCAAGCCCAAGCCCAGGCCCAAGCCCAAGCCCAAGAACAGGCCCAGCACTGCAAGTTTGACTTGCTGAGCAGCCTCCCAT tGACCGACCTGGACCTGAAGTTCGAGTACCGCGGACGAACCGCCCGCTCCCAGACGGTCAGCAACCCCCAAGGCTGCCGGCTGTACTACGGCCACCTGGAGCCCACGCCGGGCCAGGTGGACCTGTTCGGCCCCGTCTCCCTGCAGCAGGTGCTGTTCCCCGGCGCGGCCGACCTGCAGAACCAGAAGCAGAGGTTCTACACGGAGGCCCTGCTGGACGTCATGGACCGCGGGCTGATCCTGGAGATCTGGGAGCAGGACATCTACGCCGTGCGCCTCTGCCAGTGCAAGGTGTACTGGTCGGGGCCCGGTGTGTCGGAGCACGGGCCGCCCAACCCCATGGAGCGGGAGAAGAAGATCAAGGTGTTCAGCCTCAACCAGTTCTTGGAAG GGCTGATCATGTTCCACAAGGGGGATTCCCCGAACCCTCCCCCTTTCGAGGTCTACTTCTGCTTTGGTGAAGACTGGCCGGATAGGAAACCGAAGGAGAAGAAGCTCATTATTGTTCAG GTGGTCCCCGTGGTGGCCAGGATCCTGACGGAGATGTTCTCCGGGGAGCTCAGCTGGTCCACGGACAGCATCCGCTTGCAGATCTCCAATCCTGACGTCAAGGACCAGACGGTGGAGCAGTTCAAAGAGCTCCAGCGACTCCTCCAGAGCCAGCATGCTCAGGGCCCTTGGGGGCCGCATGTCCCTTGA